Proteins encoded together in one Streptomyces sp. TLI_171 window:
- a CDS encoding phosphotransferase family protein, translating to MHLLPRLAGVDVVHVDKVARAYARLDRLRPSAVSDSSRTGLRRLLTTAADAYHQAPRCELCLTHNDITVTNAALPKDGHPALLDLETFGLGDPAWDQAASAVARDVFGKDPQEHEDWVGGYGYDIAAADPRLYELLVPIIGINSALFYLDWADRIRPEARPEAELRLETLLQGRPLPWGWAPFYIVKEPTPADTTRRAS from the coding sequence TTGCACCTCCTCCCGCGACTGGCCGGGGTCGACGTCGTCCACGTGGACAAGGTCGCCCGCGCGTACGCGCGTCTGGACCGACTGCGCCCGAGCGCCGTCTCCGACAGCAGTCGTACCGGTCTGCGCCGCCTCCTCACCACCGCCGCCGACGCCTACCACCAGGCCCCCCGGTGCGAACTCTGCCTGACGCACAACGACATCACCGTCACCAACGCCGCCCTTCCCAAGGACGGGCACCCAGCGCTCCTCGACCTGGAGACCTTCGGCCTCGGCGACCCCGCCTGGGACCAAGCCGCCAGCGCCGTCGCCCGCGACGTCTTCGGCAAAGACCCCCAGGAGCACGAGGATTGGGTGGGCGGGTACGGCTACGACATCGCCGCAGCCGACCCGAGGCTGTACGAGCTGCTGGTACCGATCATCGGCATCAACTCGGCCCTGTTCTACCTCGACTGGGCCGACCGGATCCGCCCCGAGGCCCGTCCCGAGGCGGAACTGCGGCTGGAGACCCTCCTGCAAGGCCGGCCGCTCCCCTGGGGGTGGGCGCCGTTCTACATCGTCAAGGAGCCGACGCCCGCTGACACGACCCGGCGCGCCTCGTGA
- a CDS encoding Mur ligase domain-containing protein: MATTATPTAAVGTEPDPAGLPAVLSVVHLVGITEAGMEGLALHLAGRGARVSGSAHSDEVGGRVADRLRAAGVSVQGQLAEAEVGELSAMVWSRAVARPHPELDAALSHRVPVLARSHALALTCAEFDGGSGLAAVWGSHSTATASAALAHLLDDGRTGWILNTPAPDAPAGHHGAARLVVDFSPDTATHETVPASPAYLPPGALARPTPAPAAMLITAIDPTAPHHEDLPAALAMAEHQARTASTVVVPDIAWWNKPLTFLRERLADRVGPEVVTVGYSSRCGVRITELERVDGGGYWAELRYGKTKVRSVVPATGLHHAVMATCAVATALVLGEDPDALAQRLARFGGVEGSMQRLGTRRGVTVVRSRARHVSEVARDLQAAGELADRGSVIAVLEPDGYARTRVQADSLGAALDRGHRAVLLPVAAGLPVLDVEDPLEAVAAAARKSLPAERVHTVRTGPSSPSAEEIVAGHAKDGDVVLVIGTHRAPAVAERLLALLDTTP, encoded by the coding sequence ATGGCCACCACCGCAACGCCTACCGCCGCCGTCGGCACGGAGCCCGACCCCGCCGGCCTTCCCGCTGTCCTGTCGGTGGTGCACCTGGTCGGCATCACCGAAGCGGGCATGGAGGGCCTGGCCCTGCACCTGGCCGGGCGCGGCGCGCGGGTGAGCGGCAGTGCCCACTCCGACGAGGTGGGTGGGCGCGTCGCGGACCGGCTCCGGGCCGCCGGGGTGAGCGTGCAGGGCCAGCTGGCGGAGGCCGAGGTCGGCGAGTTGAGCGCGATGGTGTGGTCGCGGGCTGTCGCCCGCCCGCACCCCGAACTGGACGCGGCCCTCTCACACCGCGTCCCGGTGCTCGCCCGCAGCCACGCCCTCGCGCTGACCTGCGCCGAGTTCGACGGCGGCAGCGGGCTGGCGGCGGTGTGGGGCAGCCACAGCACCGCGACGGCCTCGGCCGCGCTCGCCCACCTCCTCGACGACGGCCGCACCGGCTGGATCCTCAACACCCCTGCCCCCGACGCTCCGGCCGGGCATCACGGCGCCGCCCGCCTGGTCGTCGACTTCTCGCCCGACACCGCCACCCACGAGACCGTCCCCGCCTCCCCGGCCTACCTTCCGCCCGGTGCCCTGGCCCGTCCCACTCCGGCTCCCGCCGCGATGCTGATCACCGCCATCGACCCCACCGCGCCGCACCACGAGGACCTGCCCGCGGCGCTGGCGATGGCCGAGCACCAGGCCCGCACCGCGAGCACCGTCGTCGTCCCGGACATCGCGTGGTGGAACAAGCCGCTGACGTTCCTACGCGAGCGGCTGGCCGACCGGGTAGGCCCGGAGGTGGTCACCGTCGGGTACTCCTCCCGATGCGGCGTGCGGATCACCGAGCTGGAGAGGGTCGACGGCGGCGGCTACTGGGCGGAACTGCGCTACGGGAAGACCAAGGTCCGTTCGGTGGTGCCCGCGACCGGCCTTCACCACGCGGTGATGGCGACTTGCGCGGTGGCCACCGCCCTCGTACTGGGCGAGGACCCCGACGCTCTCGCCCAGCGCCTGGCGCGCTTCGGCGGCGTCGAGGGGTCGATGCAGCGCCTGGGCACCCGGCGCGGCGTCACCGTGGTGCGCTCGCGGGCCCGCCACGTCTCCGAGGTCGCCCGCGACCTGCAGGCCGCCGGCGAACTCGCCGACCGGGGCAGCGTGATCGCGGTGCTGGAGCCCGACGGCTATGCCCGCACCCGCGTCCAAGCGGACTCCCTCGGCGCCGCGCTGGACCGCGGCCACCGTGCCGTGCTGCTGCCGGTGGCCGCAGGGCTGCCTGTCCTCGACGTCGAGGACCCGCTGGAGGCGGTAGCGGCGGCGGCCCGCAAGAGCCTGCCCGCCGAGCGGGTGCACACCGTCCGCACCGGCCCGAGCTCACCGAGCGCCGAGGAGATCGTCGCCGGCCACGCGAAGGACGGCGACGTGGTCCTGGTCATCGGCACCCACCGGGCACCCGCCGTCGCCGAGCGCCTGCTCGCCCTCCTCGACACCACCCCCTGA
- a CDS encoding tetratricopeptide repeat protein: MTAHPVTDGLSDDERTLLAALAHLPAFFDMPNAVAATRTPAHLAETLVRSLTARGLLTTVPGRSTLHTLERAAAAEARGLTPPKNGAQVLGRYLDAQLDTVEQAARLLSPGHRPRGGRTRHQPCQARQLTSAQDAHAWMEATIAYLPVVLVTALEAREAAAALALVTALTGHEYLSRERDLYVSVHTLGLSAAKECQDQAAEHAMLQVLAADYLDRGHYDLAITHLQQALALATAGGDAASVARHTHGIGACHHAAGRWSAATTYLEEARKLLRPLGRTEDLVLDLLLLGSARTELDDPAAAIELLEEALQLLRTLPKLDPVTTGRALGYLGEAHSVAGGRPEATARISQALHEFSGAGAHHWTAWAMELHGKAYRRARDEVGAAIWFNASHAVYQALGRPADARRLAQRLNGAEDR; this comes from the coding sequence TTGACCGCCCACCCTGTGACCGACGGCTTGAGCGACGACGAGCGGACCCTGCTGGCCGCCCTCGCCCATCTGCCGGCCTTCTTCGACATGCCCAACGCCGTCGCAGCGACCCGCACCCCGGCCCACCTGGCCGAGACCCTGGTGCGCTCCCTCACCGCCCGGGGACTGCTGACCACCGTCCCCGGCAGGAGCACCCTGCACACCCTGGAGCGCGCCGCCGCCGCCGAGGCCCGCGGCCTCACCCCGCCGAAGAACGGCGCCCAGGTCCTCGGGCGCTACCTAGACGCCCAGCTCGACACCGTCGAGCAGGCCGCCCGCCTGCTCAGCCCCGGCCACCGGCCGCGCGGAGGACGAACTCGCCACCAGCCCTGCCAGGCCCGGCAGCTGACCTCAGCCCAGGACGCCCACGCCTGGATGGAGGCGACGATCGCTTACCTGCCCGTCGTGCTCGTCACCGCCCTGGAAGCCCGCGAGGCGGCTGCCGCCCTCGCCCTCGTCACCGCCCTCACCGGGCACGAGTACCTGTCCCGTGAACGCGACCTGTACGTCTCCGTCCACACGCTGGGCTTGTCGGCGGCCAAGGAGTGCCAGGACCAGGCCGCCGAGCACGCCATGCTCCAGGTCTTGGCCGCGGACTACCTCGACAGGGGCCACTACGACCTGGCGATCACCCACCTGCAACAGGCCCTCGCCCTCGCCACCGCCGGTGGCGATGCGGCCAGCGTCGCCCGGCACACCCACGGTATCGGCGCCTGCCACCACGCCGCCGGCCGGTGGTCCGCCGCCACAACCTACCTGGAGGAGGCCCGGAAACTGCTGCGCCCCCTCGGCCGCACCGAGGACCTGGTCCTCGACCTGCTCCTCCTGGGCTCCGCCCGCACCGAACTGGACGACCCCGCCGCCGCCATCGAGCTGCTGGAAGAAGCCCTGCAGCTCCTGCGCACCCTTCCAAAGCTCGACCCGGTGACCACCGGGCGTGCCCTGGGCTACCTCGGCGAAGCCCACTCGGTGGCCGGCGGCCGACCCGAGGCCACCGCCCGCATCTCCCAAGCGCTGCACGAGTTCTCGGGAGCCGGAGCGCACCACTGGACCGCGTGGGCGATGGAACTGCACGGAAAGGCATACCGGCGCGCCCGGGACGAGGTCGGCGCCGCGATCTGGTTCAACGCCTCGCACGCCGTGTACCAGGCGCTCGGACGCCCGGCGGACGCCCGGCGCCTGGCCCAGCGGCTGAACGGAGCCGAGGACCGGTGA
- a CDS encoding HAD-IA family hydrolase — protein sequence MSYRGLILDFAGVVTTPIGESARAWCASEGLPADAWRRMLEDDPAGRALYVELELGRMEQAEWNARTAALMGVAGENLMGRAHSGVRAVAEMVELVQQARSAGVVTALLSNSYGFDPYHPYESTGVWNLFDVRVISGIEGLAKPDPAIYQRTLERMGLAGSDCIFVDDHRQNLAPAEALGITTVLADGPGTAARVAQLLGLDPVESSPATRV from the coding sequence TTGTCCTACCGCGGCCTGATCCTCGACTTCGCCGGAGTCGTGACCACTCCGATCGGCGAGTCCGCGCGGGCATGGTGTGCCAGCGAAGGGCTGCCGGCGGATGCCTGGCGACGAATGCTGGAGGACGATCCGGCGGGCCGGGCGCTGTACGTGGAGCTGGAGCTGGGCCGCATGGAGCAGGCCGAGTGGAACGCTCGGACCGCAGCGCTCATGGGCGTTGCCGGTGAGAACTTGATGGGGCGCGCCCACAGCGGAGTGCGGGCCGTGGCCGAGATGGTGGAGCTGGTGCAACAGGCCCGATCCGCAGGAGTCGTGACTGCCCTGCTGTCGAACAGCTACGGCTTCGACCCCTACCACCCGTACGAGTCGACGGGAGTCTGGAACCTGTTCGACGTGCGAGTCATCAGCGGAATCGAGGGGCTCGCGAAGCCGGACCCGGCGATCTACCAGCGGACGCTGGAACGGATGGGCCTGGCCGGCTCCGACTGCATATTCGTGGACGACCACCGGCAGAACCTGGCACCCGCCGAGGCACTGGGGATCACAACGGTGCTCGCCGACGGCCCCGGAACCGCCGCCCGCGTTGCCCAACTGCTGGGCCTCGATCCCGTGGAGTCGAGCCCGGCCACCCGCGTCTGA
- a CDS encoding helix-turn-helix transcriptional regulator codes for MLTDRPLHNLDADQADLVRHIVTGTTRRTLRAQLGLDDVDAAIADLHAATGTRNTVHLAAWATACGIVTDQSYTAPAGRPHLTRRHRQVLDALVAGADDLEISQELGVAPATLRTYIKTITHQFGAAGRTQLAVAAVLSGTVLLSVIMPGWPNEPLPAARAGASAA; via the coding sequence GTGCTCACCGACCGCCCCCTCCACAACCTCGACGCCGACCAAGCCGACCTGGTCCGGCACATCGTCACCGGCACCACCCGCAGAACCCTGCGAGCCCAGCTCGGCCTCGACGACGTCGACGCCGCCATCGCCGACCTGCACGCCGCCACCGGCACGAGGAACACCGTCCACCTGGCGGCCTGGGCGACGGCCTGCGGGATCGTGACCGACCAGTCGTACACGGCGCCGGCCGGTCGGCCGCACCTCACCCGCCGGCACCGGCAGGTCCTCGACGCGCTCGTCGCCGGGGCCGACGACCTGGAGATCAGCCAGGAGCTGGGCGTCGCCCCGGCCACCCTGCGCACCTACATCAAGACGATCACCCACCAGTTCGGCGCCGCCGGACGCACCCAGCTGGCCGTCGCCGCCGTGCTCAGCGGAACGGTCCTCCTGTCCGTGATCATGCCGGGCTGGCCGAACGAGCCGCTGCCCGCCGCCCGCGCCGGAGCGAGTGCCGCGTGA
- a CDS encoding glycoside hydrolase family 15 protein yields the protein MTTRTSAAPARIEDHALLGNCRTAALAAPDGTVDWLCMPGFDSPAVFTSLLSDAPEKHGFWRVGPAVIDTAPPSADSRRYVGSSTVLEQTWHTLTGTLTVTDFLVAPDATGYAPAQLMRIAACTEGSVTVASEIAVRPGYGANTPVLRPVAYGTPRIQFADGADTYWLDGAFHFNLYGRHYAEEALEAGQQRVFALTWCAAGDPVPTPPTGLELDATLAWWEEWASACTYTGPYRDAALRSLVTLKAMQDLATGAFVAAPTTSLPERLLRGLPGTAAPDEEQEWRTWDYRFFWPRDTAWYVRAFLDYGFVEEALAWREWILTHTDPAALRPLYRLDGSTDTAERTLDHLPGHLGVARPVRVGNGADGQLQLDVPGELLDTLWEMELHGLPGGPDVVEYALRLALQVEQTWHLRDCGMWESRGTPQHYTSSRIWCWVALDRAVKLLRRYGAHLATAQRLEVLAVYVRITVREAGADPRRSTLTQVCGGTDLDASVLHALTTGLLDPADPLATGTVEAVARELGAGPFGLVERYPTHENAANIDGLPGHEGTFLPCTAWLASARALTGDTEGARESIEVLLGIRTDLGLLPEQADSLDRRHQGNFPQGMSHEALLAALLDLQAAQHSTAPRELALAQAAS from the coding sequence ATGACCACCCGCACCTCCGCGGCCCCGGCCCGCATCGAGGACCACGCCCTCCTCGGCAACTGCCGCACCGCCGCCCTGGCCGCTCCCGACGGCACGGTCGACTGGCTGTGCATGCCCGGTTTCGACTCGCCCGCGGTGTTCACCTCCCTGCTCAGCGACGCCCCCGAGAAGCACGGCTTCTGGCGGGTGGGGCCCGCCGTGATCGACACCGCGCCGCCGAGCGCCGACTCGCGGCGCTACGTGGGCTCCAGCACGGTGCTGGAGCAGACCTGGCACACCCTCACCGGCACGCTCACCGTCACCGACTTCCTGGTCGCGCCCGACGCCACCGGCTACGCGCCCGCGCAGCTGATGCGGATCGCCGCGTGCACCGAGGGCAGCGTCACCGTCGCCTCCGAGATCGCGGTGCGGCCCGGCTACGGCGCGAACACCCCCGTGCTTCGCCCCGTCGCCTACGGCACCCCGCGGATCCAGTTCGCCGACGGGGCCGACACCTACTGGCTCGACGGCGCCTTCCACTTCAACCTCTACGGCCGCCACTACGCCGAGGAGGCCCTCGAAGCCGGCCAGCAGCGGGTGTTCGCGCTGACCTGGTGCGCCGCCGGCGACCCGGTGCCGACTCCGCCGACCGGCCTCGAACTGGACGCCACGCTGGCCTGGTGGGAGGAGTGGGCGAGCGCCTGTACCTACACCGGCCCCTACCGGGACGCCGCGCTGCGCTCCCTGGTCACGCTCAAGGCCATGCAGGACCTCGCCACCGGGGCGTTCGTCGCCGCCCCCACCACCAGCCTGCCCGAACGCCTCCTGCGCGGCCTGCCCGGCACCGCCGCGCCGGACGAAGAGCAGGAGTGGAGGACCTGGGACTACCGGTTCTTCTGGCCGCGCGACACCGCCTGGTACGTCCGCGCCTTCCTGGACTACGGGTTCGTCGAGGAGGCCCTGGCCTGGCGCGAGTGGATCCTCACCCACACCGACCCGGCCGCCCTGCGCCCGCTCTACCGGCTCGACGGGTCAACCGACACCGCGGAGCGGACTCTGGACCACCTGCCCGGCCACCTCGGCGTCGCCCGCCCCGTGCGCGTCGGCAACGGCGCCGACGGCCAGCTCCAGCTCGACGTCCCCGGCGAACTCCTCGACACCCTCTGGGAGATGGAGCTGCACGGCCTGCCCGGTGGCCCCGATGTGGTCGAGTACGCGCTCCGGCTCGCCCTCCAGGTCGAGCAGACGTGGCACCTGCGCGACTGCGGGATGTGGGAGAGCCGCGGCACCCCGCAGCACTACACCTCCTCCCGGATCTGGTGCTGGGTCGCCCTGGACCGCGCGGTGAAGCTGCTGCGCCGCTACGGCGCCCACCTGGCCACCGCGCAGCGCCTGGAGGTCCTGGCGGTGTACGTGCGGATCACCGTCCGGGAGGCCGGGGCCGACCCGCGGCGGAGCACCCTCACCCAGGTCTGCGGCGGCACCGACCTGGACGCCTCCGTCCTGCACGCGCTCACCACCGGCCTCCTCGACCCCGCTGACCCGCTCGCCACCGGCACCGTCGAAGCCGTCGCCCGTGAACTCGGCGCGGGCCCCTTCGGCCTCGTCGAGCGCTACCCCACCCACGAGAACGCGGCCAACATCGACGGACTGCCCGGCCACGAGGGCACCTTCCTCCCGTGCACCGCCTGGCTGGCCTCCGCCCGCGCCCTGACCGGCGATACCGAAGGGGCCCGCGAGAGCATCGAGGTGTTGCTGGGCATCCGCACCGACCTGGGCCTGCTGCCCGAGCAGGCCGACTCCCTCGACCGGCGCCACCAGGGCAACTTCCCGCAGGGCATGAGCCACGAGGCACTGCTCGCCGCCCTGTTGGACCTCCAGGCCGCCCAGCACAGCACCGCCCCGCGGGAGCTGGCCCTCGCGCAGGCCGCGTCGTGA
- a CDS encoding amino acid permease, translating into MSPAHAAPSLQSDEEHLRRLGYEPKLSRRMGEFGNFASSFSVISILSGCMTMFAFGLNAGGPTVMFWGWIGVGAMVMFVGAALAEVTSAYPTSGALFYMAHALGGPRWGFLVGWLNLLGLIGGICGIDYGAASFVGALLNMQFGYEPTALGLLGIFAVILLLHAGLNLRGVRLVSVLNSVSVWWHLGGVALIVGALAVVPDHHNSADWLVDHFVNNTGWSNPIYVSALGLLLAQYTFSGYDASAHMSEETTKASIAAPRGIVRSIWVSWIAGAVLLAGLVLAIGDYDTVLNSPTGVPPAQIFLDALGPAGAKALLLVVIVAQLFCGNAETAASSRMVFAFARDKGLPGSEMWSRVSERTGTPVAGVWLSVVAAFVLALPSLWSPVAYGAVTAINVVGMTPAYAVPVYLRLRKGSPFRPGPWNLGRRGRLVGWIAVGWVALVTVLVCLPQSYPVNVSTFNYAPVAAVAALALAALWWRRRGRYDYAPPVQQSAELVELSEEVV; encoded by the coding sequence ATGTCCCCTGCCCACGCCGCGCCGTCGCTCCAGAGCGACGAGGAGCACCTGCGGCGGCTCGGCTACGAGCCCAAGCTGTCGAGACGGATGGGCGAGTTCGGCAACTTCGCCAGCTCCTTCTCCGTGATCAGCATCCTGTCTGGCTGCATGACGATGTTCGCGTTCGGCCTGAACGCCGGCGGTCCGACGGTGATGTTCTGGGGCTGGATCGGCGTCGGCGCGATGGTGATGTTCGTCGGCGCCGCGCTGGCCGAAGTCACCTCCGCCTACCCCACCAGCGGCGCGCTGTTCTACATGGCGCACGCCCTCGGCGGCCCCCGCTGGGGGTTCCTCGTCGGCTGGCTCAACCTCCTCGGCTTGATCGGCGGGATCTGCGGCATCGACTACGGCGCCGCCTCCTTCGTCGGCGCGCTGCTGAACATGCAGTTCGGCTACGAGCCCACGGCGCTGGGCCTGCTGGGCATCTTCGCGGTGATCCTGCTGCTGCACGCGGGGCTGAACCTGCGCGGCGTGCGGCTGGTGTCGGTACTCAACAGCGTCTCGGTCTGGTGGCACCTGGGCGGTGTCGCGCTGATCGTCGGGGCGCTGGCCGTCGTGCCCGACCACCACAACAGCGCCGACTGGCTGGTCGACCACTTCGTCAACAACACCGGCTGGAGCAACCCGATCTACGTCAGCGCGCTCGGCCTGCTGCTGGCGCAGTACACCTTCTCCGGGTACGACGCCTCCGCGCACATGTCGGAAGAGACCACGAAGGCGTCCATCGCGGCGCCGAGGGGGATCGTCCGCTCGATCTGGGTGTCCTGGATCGCGGGCGCGGTGCTGCTGGCCGGCCTGGTGCTCGCCATCGGCGACTACGACACCGTCCTCAACTCCCCGACGGGCGTGCCGCCCGCGCAGATCTTCCTCGACGCGCTCGGCCCGGCCGGGGCGAAGGCGCTGCTGCTGGTGGTGATCGTGGCGCAGCTTTTCTGCGGCAACGCGGAGACCGCGGCCAGTTCCCGGATGGTGTTCGCGTTCGCGCGGGACAAGGGACTGCCCGGATCGGAGATGTGGAGCCGGGTCTCGGAGCGCACCGGTACGCCGGTGGCGGGGGTGTGGCTGTCGGTGGTTGCGGCGTTCGTGCTGGCGCTGCCGTCGCTGTGGTCGCCGGTCGCCTACGGGGCGGTGACCGCCATCAACGTCGTGGGCATGACCCCGGCGTACGCGGTGCCCGTCTACCTGCGGCTGCGCAAGGGCAGCCCGTTCCGGCCCGGACCGTGGAACCTGGGCCGCCGGGGGCGGCTGGTCGGGTGGATCGCGGTGGGCTGGGTGGCGCTGGTGACGGTGCTGGTGTGCCTGCCGCAGTCCTACCCGGTGAACGTCTCCACGTTCAACTACGCGCCCGTCGCGGCCGTTGCGGCGCTGGCTCTGGCGGCGCTGTGGTGGCGGAGGCGGGGCCGGTACGACTACGCGCCGCCCGTGCAGCAGTCGGCCGAACTGGTCGAGCTGTCCGAGGAGGTCGTGTGA
- a CDS encoding AAA family ATPase translates to MSATATGSPESRLVIVRGNSASGKSSIAAGLREAFGRGLAIVGQDNLRRVVLREHDRHGGANIGLIDTTARYALDAGYHVVVEGILSTERYGPMLGRLVADHRGTTRCYYLDVPFEETLRRHATKPDPQLQAAVTADTLRGWYRERDLLPGGIETVIGADSTLAATVEMIMRDTGLDTVPAHADQHPSDPSLPSV, encoded by the coding sequence GTGTCCGCGACGGCCACAGGGAGTCCGGAGAGCCGACTGGTGATCGTCCGGGGGAACTCCGCCTCGGGCAAGTCTTCGATCGCGGCCGGGCTCCGGGAGGCGTTCGGGCGGGGCCTGGCGATCGTCGGCCAGGACAACCTGCGCCGGGTCGTGCTGCGCGAACACGACCGGCACGGCGGCGCGAACATCGGCCTGATCGACACCACCGCCCGCTACGCGCTGGACGCCGGCTACCACGTCGTCGTCGAGGGCATCCTGTCCACCGAACGCTACGGCCCCATGCTCGGGCGCCTGGTGGCCGACCACCGCGGCACCACCCGCTGCTACTACCTCGACGTCCCCTTCGAGGAGACCCTGCGCCGCCACGCCACCAAGCCCGACCCACAGCTCCAGGCGGCCGTCACCGCCGACACCCTGCGCGGCTGGTACCGCGAGCGCGACCTGCTCCCCGGCGGGATCGAGACCGTGATCGGGGCCGACAGCACCCTGGCCGCCACGGTGGAGATGATCATGCGCGACACCGGCCTAGACACCGTGCCCGCCCACGCCGACCAGCACCCTTCCGATCCCAGCCTGCCCAGTGTTTAA
- a CDS encoding glutamine synthetase family protein, with translation MSAPGPEGPLVDLIDGGGVDSVMVAVADVQGRLKGKLFGAGTLRARLGREPVSSEVCGYLLGTDLGMTPAERGTWSWESGFGDIELAWHVERARLLPWLPGTALVWATPLRDGLPHPLSPAGVLSQQAAGLLGMGLTPMVGLECEFVLVEGSERDAERSGWRPRPATLGNLDYALDLPGNVAAFLRELRRVLAEAGLPVEALKLEGAPGQVEVTFPFGPVARACEQHLLFKHAARVVAERHGMSALFMAAPFTGTGSGLHLHLSLHRLDGGASVFAPGGGEELLSETGRQAVAGLLDVLPVTGPMWAPTVNSYRRLARDHGFAPRRATWGWDNRSCAVRVVGHGSSRRLEVRVPGADANPHLAVAAALAGIRHGISDGLVPPEPARGDSYQDAKAWRLPRDLASAVREFETDRTIAELFDVPPVAHLAALARLELDHHAPLVSPAEIARGFAQS, from the coding sequence GTGAGCGCGCCGGGGCCCGAGGGCCCGCTGGTGGACCTGATCGACGGTGGCGGCGTCGACTCGGTGATGGTCGCGGTGGCGGACGTGCAGGGCCGGTTGAAGGGGAAGTTGTTCGGCGCCGGCACCCTTCGGGCGCGCCTGGGGCGGGAGCCGGTCTCCAGCGAGGTGTGCGGCTACCTGCTGGGCACGGACCTGGGCATGACGCCCGCCGAGCGCGGGACGTGGTCGTGGGAGTCCGGGTTCGGCGACATCGAACTGGCCTGGCACGTGGAGCGGGCGCGGCTCCTGCCGTGGCTGCCGGGCACCGCCCTGGTGTGGGCGACGCCGCTGCGGGACGGCCTGCCGCACCCCCTGTCCCCGGCGGGCGTCCTCTCCCAGCAGGCGGCCGGGCTCCTCGGGATGGGCCTGACTCCGATGGTCGGGCTGGAGTGCGAGTTCGTGCTGGTCGAGGGCAGTGAGCGGGACGCCGAGCGCTCGGGGTGGCGTCCGCGCCCGGCGACGCTCGGCAACCTGGACTACGCGCTCGACCTGCCGGGGAACGTCGCCGCCTTCCTGCGGGAGCTGCGGCGGGTGCTCGCGGAGGCGGGCCTGCCGGTCGAGGCGCTGAAGCTGGAGGGCGCGCCGGGCCAGGTGGAGGTCACCTTCCCCTTCGGGCCGGTGGCGCGTGCGTGCGAGCAGCACTTGCTGTTCAAGCACGCCGCCCGGGTGGTGGCCGAGCGGCACGGGATGTCTGCGCTGTTCATGGCGGCCCCGTTCACCGGCACCGGCTCGGGTCTGCACCTGCACCTGTCGCTGCACCGACTGGACGGTGGTGCGTCCGTGTTCGCCCCCGGCGGCGGTGAGGAGCTGCTGTCCGAGACGGGTCGGCAGGCGGTCGCGGGGCTGCTGGACGTGCTGCCGGTGACCGGGCCGATGTGGGCGCCGACCGTGAACTCCTACCGGCGTCTGGCCCGCGACCACGGCTTCGCGCCGAGGCGGGCGACGTGGGGGTGGGACAACCGCTCCTGCGCGGTGCGGGTGGTCGGCCACGGCAGCAGCCGGCGTCTGGAGGTGCGGGTGCCGGGCGCGGACGCCAACCCGCATCTCGCGGTGGCCGCGGCCCTCGCCGGTATCCGGCACGGCATCTCGGACGGTCTGGTGCCGCCCGAGCCCGCCCGCGGCGACTCCTACCAGGACGCGAAGGCGTGGCGTCTGCCGCGCGATCTCGCCTCGGCGGTGCGGGAGTTCGAGACGGACCGGACGATAGCCGAGCTGTTCGATGTGCCGCCAGTCGCGCACCTGGCCGCTCTCGCCCGCCTCGAACTGGACCACCACGCCCCGCTGGTGAGCCCGGCCGAGATCGCCCGCGGCTTCGCCCAGTCCTGA
- a CDS encoding IS982 family transposase, whose product MTTEELDTLLTALYVQIDDHLPRTRWLGRPPRLTDSELVCLAVAQALLGFHSEARWIRFARAHLRGMFPHLPERPGYNKRLRAARPLLQQAVRELARATDLWADPVWVTDSTPVECGRSRDTVRRSALAGWAGYGYSRSHSRWFWGLKLHLVCTPAGLPVTWALASPKVDEREVLAALVETEPDLVRERPGLLILADKGYVSAELDRFLEQFGAQLLRPSYRNRTPRAGEGLLKSVRQLIESVNDTLKGQLGLEQHGGRTIEGVGARVGQRLLAMTCAIWHNRATGHPVTRSLIAYDH is encoded by the coding sequence GTGACGACCGAAGAGCTGGACACCCTCCTGACGGCACTCTACGTGCAGATCGATGATCATCTGCCCCGAACGCGATGGCTGGGGCGCCCGCCGCGACTGACGGACTCCGAGCTGGTCTGCCTGGCCGTCGCCCAGGCCCTGCTCGGCTTCCACTCCGAAGCCCGCTGGATCCGCTTCGCCCGAGCCCACCTGCGCGGCATGTTCCCCCACCTGCCCGAACGCCCCGGCTACAACAAGCGCCTACGCGCCGCGCGCCCGTTGCTCCAGCAGGCCGTCCGCGAGCTGGCCCGGGCCACCGACCTATGGGCCGACCCGGTCTGGGTCACGGACTCCACACCCGTGGAGTGCGGCCGCTCCCGCGACACCGTCCGCCGCTCGGCACTGGCCGGATGGGCCGGCTACGGCTACAGCCGCTCGCACTCGCGCTGGTTCTGGGGCCTGAAGCTGCACCTGGTCTGCACCCCGGCAGGGCTGCCCGTCACCTGGGCCCTGGCCAGCCCGAAGGTCGACGAGCGCGAGGTGCTGGCCGCACTCGTCGAGACCGAACCCGATCTCGTGCGCGAGCGGCCCGGCCTGCTGATCCTCGCCGACAAGGGCTACGTCTCCGCGGAACTCGACCGCTTCCTGGAACAGTTCGGGGCCCAGCTGTTGCGGCCGTCCTACCGCAACCGGACCCCACGCGCCGGCGAAGGGCTGCTGAAATCCGTCCGCCAGCTGATCGAGTCCGTGAACGACACCTTGAAGGGACAACTCGGACTCGAACAGCATGGCGGCCGCACCATCGAAGGCGTCGGCGCCCGCGTCGGCCAGCGACTGCTGGCGATGACCTGCGCGATCTGGCACAACCGGGCCACCGGCCACCCCGTCACCCGATCACTCATCGCCTACGACCACTGA